AGTTGTACGACATTATGTTATTTATCGATTAAGTTATCACTGCTTCAAAAAACAAATCCGCAAAAGTGTCAATATCCTCATTTTGCATATTTGTGAAGATTGGTTTGGATTGAGTATCTTGTGAACACCAATATTTTGCATCCAATCTTCCACACATTTagataaacaaaacaaaacaacctCAAACTCAACCAGAATGGTTGGACGGATAAACCCatacttaatttttatttttttttcttttgttgggAAAGAATTCTAATGCCCATTTTACAATAGATAATTTTAATATAGTTTTAAAACAATTGCAAAATttccttaaaactcatgcaagtcaaatTTTTGCTCACCCCTTTTTTCATTTCAAGTTGCCTTCTGGTTCTGTACAAATAACGAACTTCACATAATTTTTGCTATCAACTTTGATGTTTAATTTCAGATTAGTTGACAGCATTTCTATGTTCTTTTGTAAGAAATTCAACGTCCTCTAGCTCAAAAGGTAAAAACCACAGCCCCAAAATGAACCAAaaaggggaatatcaagcaaaaTTGACACATGAAGGCTCTGCCAGCCTCTGCCTATCCAAAGATATGAAAATCAAAAGAGAGATTTGTTGTTATGGAGACGAGATGCGTGGCTTTCGTATGAATTCTACGTGACCTTATGCAATCCAATGTTTAGATCCGAAGATATGGAAACGAGAAGTGGAAGGGATTGAAGCCAAACAGCTTTGAATACCCGTTTGTGATGAGCTCTAATGGACTGCGAAGGCTTGCTTGCATTGTACCTAATATCAAAGATATGAATCATGGGATCTGCAGAGCCAGATGTAATGTATAAGCCATCAGGAGACCATGACTGATTTATCAGAGCTGATTGAGATTCACTGCTTTCTTGCTTCCACCCAAAGGCATGGATTTCTGTTTGTCTCAGTCTGATGTCAAACAGACGAAGCTGCCTCTCCAGAGTCCTATCATAAGCCATCATTATGTTAATACCATTGGACCACAAAAGGTTAACTAAGAAAAGGTAAAACAAAGGCTAAAAGACATGAGATTAGTCCACATCACTGAAAGACTCAGCAAAGATTCGTTCCCAGGGTGAAAAAAACCATAACAGGAAGGAACATACACAAATAACACCACttattctttcttctttcttttttgaaGAGATAACACCACTTATTCCAATCCAGCCAAATATAGCCCAACACGTTGCCAAAACTACATGTGACATTTCCATGAGATATGGCATTTTCTCATTCACCCAAATACCTTTTCAAATAAACCCTGCAACTTCTTGCCACTAATCAGAAACTTTTCTAAGCCCTCATTATTCTTAACACAAAATGATGCACCATTCCAGATGGGTCTTCCTTAAGTGGACATACACATCACATGTGCATTGGTAGATTTTTCATAGTTGGTGCTGTAGCGCATGCAACCATTTTTATGTCAAAGACTATTTATTGATCAACcacataatataaatatatactgtATTGTTTCCTTACGTACTGCAATGTCATCAATAGAATCACAACAAACTTTTAGGTTTTCACAGTAACATGGATCTATACCGGTTAAATTTCTAAATACTAGAGTAGGTCCCCCCTAAAGAGATTCCACTTGTGATATAATCTAGAATTGATCAGGAGCCAAATAATGGCCCGACTCACCAGACTAAAATATAAAGCTTCATCATTGAACAATGGTGATCTTAGTTTAACAAGTAAGACAGCagcattttttaatttattcaacAATCAGAACTTGAAGGGCCAATTTACCACAACGTAGTTTAAAGATTTatgaaaaatcaaattttatatGCTGTTTAAGAGAATTTAACAAGCATGGACATATAGAACAACATTATTCATGCATCAACTATTGCATGAAGAggaatttatatgacaataagcACAAAGCATGCTATAAAGTAATACAGCAAAGCAAGCACACGCTCTTCCcacaaaagagaaagaaaaaaaaaaccaagatggtacatattttaataaaaagatATTATCAATACAAAAATAGATATTCTCACCCGGCATGAACCATGAATAGATTAAAGTCACATGGATTTGGCAACACACTCATGCATTTACTTTCTATTTGATGCTTGAACTCCGCTCTTCCCACATTAGCATCAAAACCAATAATTCTCTTGTCTGCCCCAACAGATAGTACAATATGCTTTTGTTGCATCCCAGCAACTCCCATTACAGCAGAAGAATGAAAATTCCTGTGCAATGCCGTTGATTTCCAGACATTGTCATCTTTCTCTTTCCATAGCATAACAGCATGATCACTGCCACCAGTGACAAACTGAGCATTTTCCCATGGCATGAAAattatactattgataatacccTTCACATGAGGCTTATCATCCAAGAATGTAACGCGAGCCCTCTGTCAATATCAAGACataaaagacaatatattttttcttgTTAAATAATAGGAAACACAAATTTGACAAATTTCTatgtttttgtatttatttttggttTACTTGTCTGAGTGTTAGTTGTTCCATATCTGAAATCAAATAATTAAAGAGGCCTAGcctaaggccctaagccttaccCCTTGTGTTCTATTCAGATCTAGCACAGATATCTGAGAATCCCCACCATCCGCACTATACGCAGAAAATAAACTATTTCCATCTGGGTGCCAAGCTATATCTTCTGGCCATctcctttgtttttgggatgcaCATTCAGTAGTACTAAGCAAAGATGCACCTGAACTGCACTCAGTAAAGAACAGGGACAAACCCATTAAGCAGAAAAGTATATGATcagcaattaaaaaaattaaacaaaccaACAGATTCTGAACAACTGACTTATCAGCTATAATATACATGAAGGGAAACAAGAAATTGAAATTGCACATAAAGTATAAATTCAGTTTAAAAATATATTCCAAACGTGGTCgtccttttttttaaaaaaaataaaaataatcactGAGAGAAATAGATGTCCGATAATCAAATCATAAACATTTAAAATGATATTTGCagcaaaaataactaaattaTTACATTTATAGCACTTAAATACCCAAGTTATTTTTTAGCCGGTGAAAGTACCTTCCGTCCATATTTTCTTGCAATTGTTTATTTTGTCGCTAAGTCCACCATGTGACGTCAAATTTAGTTATAACCTAAGTACTTTTGCTGTAAATATCTCATAATTTGAGTACTTTCTCGCACATATCTCTTAAATTAAGCACTTTTACCgcaaatattcatttaatttaatattttcgCCAACATGTCACAAACGCACTTAACAATCATAAGAGACGGCTGCAACAAAACATGGACGGAAGGTAATTTTGCCGGCAAAAAAAAACTAACTTGGGTATTTAACTGCTACAAACGCaataatttatgtatttttgccACAAATATCCCTTTAAAATATATACCAGTTTATAGACCTACACCCCATCC
This genomic interval from Humulus lupulus chromosome 8, drHumLupu1.1, whole genome shotgun sequence contains the following:
- the LOC133797577 gene encoding uncharacterized protein LOC133797577 isoform X1 encodes the protein MADNGETSDSLQERQEQEEALVALIEHRTREVQHLHHRLSYYQSQLEEAEKRLLDSETKLARLRGAVPSKKYIDNGDKSIKLERRSVSPVHQNESSSKQLHSKSIVDNGIKSVKVERRSSSPVRNNENSSRKQLQSKPELLIPAVTPKTSEPLMLSGSKTSRSSAAQASSSVSNLSNSAVKARGDKSSRVYSERETTKTQEKGTKRKFEQKEHKELIPLVRNSSKPCIIRCDTSNHISSQHKRKLRALALCPVNDQLFVTSALDGTVNFWQVQSRGSGASLLSTTECASQKQRRWPEDIAWHPDGNSLFSAYSADGGDSQISVLDLNRTQGRARVTFLDDKPHVKGIINSIIFMPWENAQFVTGGSDHAVMLWKEKDDNVWKSTALHRNFHSSAVMGVAGMQQKHIVLSVGADKRIIGFDANVGRAEFKHQIESKCMSVLPNPCDFNLFMVHAGTLERQLRLFDIRLRQTEIHAFGWKQESSESQSALINQSWSPDGLYITSGSADPMIHIFDIRYNASKPSQSIRAHHKRVFKAVWLQSLPLLVSISSDLNIGLHKVT
- the LOC133797577 gene encoding uncharacterized protein LOC133797577 isoform X2 translates to MADNGETSDSLQERQEQEEALVALIEHRTREVQHLHHRLSYYQSQLEEAEKRLLDSETKLARLRGAVPSKKYIDNGDKSIKLERRSVSPVHQNESSSKQLHSKSIVDNGIKSVKVERRSSSPVRNNENSSRKQLQSKPELLIPAVTPKTSEPLMLSGSKTSRSSAAQASSSVSNLSNSAVKARGDKSSRVYSERETTKTQEKGTKRKFEQKEHKELIPLVRNSSKPCIIRCDTSNHISSQHKRKLRALALCPVNDQLFVTSSGASLLSTTECASQKQRRWPEDIAWHPDGNSLFSAYSADGGDSQISVLDLNRTQGRARVTFLDDKPHVKGIINSIIFMPWENAQFVTGGSDHAVMLWKEKDDNVWKSTALHRNFHSSAVMGVAGMQQKHIVLSVGADKRIIGFDANVGRAEFKHQIESKCMSVLPNPCDFNLFMVHAGTLERQLRLFDIRLRQTEIHAFGWKQESSESQSALINQSWSPDGLYITSGSADPMIHIFDIRYNASKPSQSIRAHHKRVFKAVWLQSLPLLVSISSDLNIGLHKVT